The Solanum pennellii chromosome 7, SPENNV200 DNA segment GCTTATTTAAGACATAGCTAGTTCCATCATTAGTCGTTCtgtttgacttttattttgtatttaaactCTCAATTATCTGTATTCTCATTTTAGCGTGTAGGTAATCTCTATCATTTCAACTATatcatgatttagcttctgcacatTATTCATTGTTTCAGTTTATCTCAAGTATGCttatgattatgagaaaagGGTTATCTTGGGGTTTGCAactacaatttaaaaaaaattcaaacacaaGTACTAAACGAAATCAcaattaaacaacaaataaaccATCAACAAGCAAGATGCAATAGATAATCTAACCCCtattcacaaaatcacaccCTTAGAATTGGGGTTTTATCTAGACATATACAAGATATAGAAATTTATaccaaaatgagttttcattcAAATGGGTATGTAGGTTTAAGAATCCATGGGTCTGATCACAAATTTGGGAGATGAAACGCTTTGAATCTTCAAATACTTCAAAACCCTCTTCTTACttataactcaaaaataaaagctTAAAATTATTGTTCAATACTAAGGAATTCGATCCTaagctaaaaataataatgagtatttatattattaaaactttGTGGTGCGAATGATCACTCAACGCAGTTAGCGGAACCGCCAATCAATTCAGCGATTTTGCTAGCCTATAATATCTTCATAATTTCGATCATTGAGAGACATAGTACTACTAGTGGAGACACCATTTCTCTGCCGATGTGATCCTTCCCTTCTTGGCTCAGCTCAAAAAAGGGGGTGTTACACCATGCTAAATAAAAGACCATCTACTATTATCTTTcagaatagaaaaatatttattgtttaatttatattattctaCAAAATTTTTATGGAACATCAATTcagtattttatgttatttggatATCTTCTAGAGCATTTCTAAATTCATAAAATCTATTGATAAGTTATGACCCGTGAAAAAAGTatcataacaataattttttttataaatttataaatatctacaacaagaaattatttttattctcatttaaataacattaaaaattataaactataaatatgtataagtaGAAGTGAGGTGGTAAGACATGCTTTATCGATgattataaagtaatgttagtTTTATAGGTATAAGTAGATGCATGCTATACTCtataagaatttaatttttttttaaataagatatGTTGCACTTTAAGCTATCTGACATgagtttcattttcttattcaataTTCTCTTACTACTTTGTTTTTCAACacttatacatcaatttcaatTGACAATTATTCCATACccttttcattttgatttgagtatattattttgaattggcatgaaaattgagaaaataaactaacttttaaatcttgttttgataaattaatgttaTGTGAAATGTAACAAAATGCTTTTTATTCTTGTGATTTTATGCATGACATATGGAAAGCATTAGCTAAGAGCagccaaaaataaagaaaatacattatattttttaaacttacCTAAAAAAGGTACgacaaagaaattaaaatgaagtactAAATACAAGTCCATCCCAttccataacaaacatatttgaaggtaaaaattaaattcataaatataacaaacataatcatatatatgaaaatgaaaactctataatacacaattaagtcactgaattttaaataaagttaaatatatCTATTCATTGGATCCAGATGGCGCTTCATTGAAATTGGACGAACTGTTGCCATCAACTCTTAAAGGTGAAAGGCACATTCCAATAGTTTGATATGGAAATACCGTATCATACTCCATAACTTGGCTTGCTActctttcaacttcttcatcTGCAGCTTCCAAGAGCTCAATCAActttttaaggtcaaaaaagTTGAGTTGTTCATATGCAAGTTCTTTCCTTAATCCTTTGAGAGCTTTTCcatgttctttttgtttttcaagtGAATTCTCCAACATGTTTAGTTCATTGTTGATCTCATCGACATTTACATTTTGATGAGATAAACTAGTGGAATTAGGAGCATCAAAACCGGATTGATTTTCTCCAAGAAACTTATCCACAATTAATTCAGCGGAAGGATGTCCACATGAATATACTTTGTTGCTAGATGAAAAAATCACAACAGCAACATAAGCACCACATAAAGTACATAGCTCACTTGCCCTTTTAAATAGGCCAATACGTCGTTTTGAGAATGTTACTTgtctattttttgaattttgtatccTTGCAAATACAGTTCTTTTGCGACCAACAAATATTTTCATGGCTAAATTTCTGGATTGAAAATATTGGAAAATGTGATGTTTGGTTTTTGTTGTAACCACCTATTTATAGCGAGAAAATCATCAtcttatttgataaaaatgaactcaaataacaaaatgtaaaaatatttatgatgattttcttATAAGGTAGGATTTTAacaaaaatcattatatttattaaatttctttttacgTTGATTTGTATCATTGTCAATCTCTAACATTATTATTTACAAATTACATATTTTCCTAATTAGATTGATGTTATTAAACTATTTATGAAGTT contains these protein-coding regions:
- the LOC107024882 gene encoding agamous-like MADS-box protein AGL61, which codes for MKIFVGRKRTVFARIQNSKNRQVTFSKRRIGLFKRASELCTLCGAYVAVVIFSSSNKVYSCGHPSAELIVDKFLGENQSGFDAPNSTSLSHQNVNVDEINNELNMLENSLEKQKEHGKALKGLRKELAYEQLNFFDLKKLIELLEAADEEVERVASQVMEYDTVFPYQTIGMCLSPLRVDGNSSSNFNEAPSGSNE